Proteins encoded within one genomic window of Geotalea daltonii FRC-32:
- the speA gene encoding arginine decarboxylase, with amino-acid sequence MERWNINDSSKIYNLDNWGADLFSINKKGNVCVHPSPSSKSSIDLRVLVDDLIKRKIKPPILLRFMDVLQGRIASINRAFKSAISENDYPAKYQTFFPIKVNQQRQVVEAIASYGKRYNIGLEVGSKPELVAGISISSGNNLPIICNGYKDSEYIETVLYATAIGYDITLVIEKLFELEKVIELVKKTGIQPRLGIRVKLSSKGTGKWATSGGEDAKFGLRMSEIIAAIDLLEENGLLDRVKLIHFHIGSQITKIDKIKTALIEGARVYTELRKMGMGIEFVDIGGGLGVDYDGSKSSYFSSVNYSVEEYANDVIYQIKNICDDAGVECPNIISESGRATVAHYSVLVTNVLNTNTQRLTPDFEEELAAAEKLAPTVKKLVDIHKSIDRYSLREDYHDTVQLIQEAVSLFNLGYLTLNERAMAEWLYGKIIKKINSIVEKIKPIPEELQNFQLALRQTYFANFSLFQSIPDSWAIDQLFPIVPIQRLNQKPDVIASIADITCDSDGEITSFVGENGRTKFLPLHKIRKDEDYYIGFFLIGAYQEILGDMHNLFGDTNAVHITFNKKTGYMIDTVINGDACWESLKYVQYKGPEILKRVREHLEKGVAQRKVSIEESSHFIELLDRTLLGYTYLGE; translated from the coding sequence ATGGAACGCTGGAACATCAACGATTCTTCTAAAATCTACAACCTGGACAACTGGGGAGCGGATCTCTTTTCCATTAACAAGAAAGGGAATGTCTGCGTGCATCCATCCCCCAGTTCCAAGAGTTCCATTGACCTGCGGGTGTTGGTTGACGACCTGATCAAGCGGAAGATCAAACCTCCCATTCTGCTTCGCTTCATGGACGTGCTCCAGGGACGCATTGCCAGCATTAACCGGGCGTTTAAAAGTGCCATCTCGGAAAATGACTACCCGGCAAAGTACCAGACTTTCTTTCCGATCAAGGTCAACCAGCAGCGTCAGGTGGTGGAAGCGATTGCCAGCTACGGCAAACGTTACAATATCGGTCTCGAAGTCGGTTCCAAGCCGGAGCTGGTGGCCGGCATCTCCATCTCCAGCGGCAACAACCTGCCTATCATCTGCAACGGCTACAAGGACAGTGAGTATATAGAAACCGTGCTCTATGCCACAGCCATCGGCTACGACATCACTCTGGTCATTGAAAAGCTCTTCGAACTGGAGAAGGTTATCGAGCTGGTGAAGAAGACCGGTATCCAGCCGCGGCTGGGCATCCGCGTCAAGCTTTCCTCCAAGGGGACTGGCAAATGGGCAACTTCTGGAGGGGAGGATGCCAAATTCGGCCTGCGCATGTCGGAGATCATCGCTGCCATCGACCTTCTGGAAGAGAACGGCCTCCTCGACCGGGTCAAGCTGATCCATTTCCACATCGGCAGCCAGATCACCAAGATCGACAAGATCAAGACCGCCCTCATCGAAGGTGCACGGGTCTACACCGAACTGCGCAAGATGGGGATGGGGATAGAATTCGTGGATATCGGCGGCGGATTGGGGGTCGATTATGACGGCTCCAAGTCCAGCTACTTTTCCAGCGTCAACTATTCCGTCGAGGAATATGCCAACGACGTCATCTATCAAATCAAGAATATCTGCGACGATGCCGGGGTGGAATGCCCCAACATCATCTCCGAGTCGGGCCGCGCTACCGTTGCCCATTACTCGGTGCTGGTGACCAACGTGCTCAATACCAATACCCAGCGCCTTACCCCTGATTTCGAGGAGGAACTGGCAGCGGCGGAGAAACTGGCGCCGACGGTGAAGAAGCTGGTGGATATCCACAAAAGCATCGACCGCTATAGCCTGCGTGAGGATTACCACGACACCGTGCAGCTGATCCAGGAGGCGGTGAGCCTTTTCAACCTGGGCTACCTGACCCTGAATGAACGGGCCATGGCCGAATGGCTCTACGGCAAGATCATCAAGAAGATCAACAGCATCGTCGAGAAGATCAAGCCGATCCCCGAGGAGCTGCAGAATTTCCAGTTGGCGCTACGGCAGACCTATTTCGCCAACTTTTCCCTCTTCCAGTCGATCCCCGACTCCTGGGCCATCGATCAACTCTTCCCCATCGTGCCTATTCAGCGCCTCAATCAGAAGCCGGACGTTATCGCCTCCATCGCGGACATCACCTGCGATTCGGACGGGGAGATCACCAGCTTTGTCGGGGAGAACGGCCGGACCAAGTTCCTTCCCCTGCACAAGATCCGCAAGGACGAAGATTATTACATCGGCTTCTTCCTCATCGGCGCATACCAGGAGATTTTGGGGGACATGCACAACCTGTTCGGCGACACCAATGCCGTACACATTACCTTCAACAAGAAAACAGGCTACATGATCGACACGGTCATTAACGGTGACGCCTGCTGGGAGAGTCTCAAGTATGTCCAGTACAAGGGGCCAGAGATCCTGAAGCGGGTCAGGGAGCATCTTGAGAAGGGAGTGGCCCAGCGCAAGGTCTCCATCGAGGAAAGCAGCCACTTCATCGAGCTGTTGGACCGGACGCTGCTAGGATACACCTACCTCGGGGAGTGA
- a CDS encoding MFS transporter: MFRGITGNVLILGIVSFLTDVSSEMIYPLLPLFLTTVLGGGPAFLGIIEGVAESTASFLKLFSGIVSDRVTNRQRLVFWGYTLSSVARPLMAVATASWAVLLIRFSDRIGKGIRTSPRDALIADSVDPSLRGKAFGFHRSMDHAGAVIGPLIATFLLAYVIKDLRTVFWLAAIPGLLAVLMIMLRVKDVPRTRKESDGRFLQAVPKGSLRTYLLILFLFTLGNSSDAFLLLKAGQLGVTPARIPLLWTFFHVIKMTSSMPFGALSDRIGRRGIILSGWGIYVLTYLGFALAVTELQVWLLFAFYGLFYGLTEGVEKALLMDIAPTNERGTAFGWYNFAIGAGALPASLLFGFVWQLAGAGAAFTLGASLAAVAALLMFFFIKTANPPVR, encoded by the coding sequence GTGTTCCGCGGCATTACCGGCAATGTCCTCATTCTCGGTATAGTCAGTTTCTTGACTGACGTTTCCAGCGAAATGATCTATCCGCTCTTGCCGCTGTTTCTCACCACCGTCCTCGGTGGCGGGCCTGCCTTTCTCGGTATCATCGAAGGGGTTGCGGAGTCCACGGCCTCATTCCTCAAGCTTTTTTCCGGCATCGTTTCCGACCGGGTGACAAACCGGCAGAGGCTTGTTTTCTGGGGCTACACGCTTTCCTCTGTTGCCCGCCCCCTGATGGCCGTTGCCACAGCCTCCTGGGCAGTACTGCTGATCCGCTTTTCCGATCGGATAGGAAAGGGGATCAGAACGTCGCCACGGGATGCCCTCATTGCCGATTCTGTAGATCCATCACTGCGGGGCAAGGCCTTTGGCTTTCACCGTTCCATGGACCATGCAGGTGCTGTTATCGGTCCTCTCATTGCCACCTTTCTTCTGGCCTACGTCATCAAGGACTTGCGGACCGTATTCTGGCTGGCGGCTATCCCCGGCCTGCTGGCGGTACTGATGATCATGCTGCGGGTCAAGGATGTCCCCCGCACCAGAAAGGAGAGCGACGGCCGTTTTCTCCAGGCCGTTCCCAAAGGAAGTTTAAGAACCTATCTGCTTATCCTTTTCCTCTTTACCCTTGGCAACTCTTCCGATGCATTTCTCCTGCTCAAGGCGGGTCAGCTCGGCGTTACTCCGGCACGCATTCCGCTGCTCTGGACCTTTTTCCATGTGATCAAGATGACTTCCTCCATGCCCTTCGGCGCCCTCTCGGACCGGATTGGCCGTCGCGGCATAATCCTCAGTGGTTGGGGGATCTATGTCCTGACCTACCTGGGCTTTGCCCTGGCCGTAACTGAACTCCAGGTATGGCTTCTCTTCGCCTTCTATGGGCTCTTCTATGGTCTCACAGAAGGGGTCGAAAAAGCACTTTTGATGGATATTGCACCGACAAACGAGCGTGGGACCGCCTTTGGCTGGTACAATTTCGCCATCGGCGCCGGCGCGCTGCCCGCAAGCCTCCTCTTCGGCTTTGTCTGGCAACTGGCGGGGGCCGGGGCTGCCTTTACCTTAGGCGCCAGCCTGGCTGCCGTTGCTGCCTTGCTTATGTTTTTCTTCATAAAAACGGCAAATCCGCCGGTGCGCTAG
- a CDS encoding helix-turn-helix domain-containing protein: MKIGERLKRLRMINSLTQEELASRADLTKGYISQLENDATSPSIATLKDIIDVFGVSMQEFFSETIDEDVVYGKDYRVQASGDDEKIRVELLIPAAQNRDMDPAMVTLEPGEEMEEQPFHEGEEFGFVLSGKVQLKLDDKLYTVKKDECFYFGSDKKHSIKNIGRTQARILWVVTPPTFTY; the protein is encoded by the coding sequence TTGAAGATCGGTGAAAGGTTGAAACGGCTGAGAATGATCAATTCCCTGACCCAGGAAGAGCTGGCAAGCCGCGCCGACCTTACCAAAGGCTATATTTCGCAGCTGGAAAACGATGCCACATCCCCATCCATTGCCACCTTGAAGGACATCATCGATGTCTTCGGCGTGAGCATGCAGGAATTTTTCAGTGAGACCATTGACGAGGATGTGGTCTACGGCAAGGACTATCGGGTGCAGGCCTCCGGTGACGACGAGAAGATCCGGGTGGAACTGCTGATTCCGGCCGCCCAGAACCGGGATATGGATCCGGCCATGGTGACCCTTGAGCCGGGTGAAGAGATGGAGGAGCAACCGTTCCACGAAGGGGAGGAGTTCGGCTTTGTCCTGAGTGGAAAGGTGCAGTTGAAGCTGGATGACAAGCTCTACACGGTGAAAAAGGACGAATGTTTCTATTTTGGCTCGGATAAAAAGCATTCGATCAAGAACATCGGCCGGACCCAGGCACGCATACTGTGGGTAGTAACGCCACCCACCTTTACCTATTGA
- a CDS encoding sugar phosphate isomerase/epimerase family protein has translation MKLSISTGTLFTFPLEKVFTIAMETGFDGVELIINHEFQKVNSRRLIKDLSEILPVFSMHAPFMPLDGWGTQIDSLKRSVEIAADCGVKLVNFHPPSWLGGEFRFWRWLYRIMDFQEEVGQEGVIVTLENMPWVGRFNINPHILSNTEKMIDFLHEKNLFLTFDCTHMGSGKANFINDFYLFYNSGRIRNIHFSDYGHGREHLLPGRGILPLTRFLNHLRNTDYSETLTLELSPHEFPKDEKIIIGSLREIRRYLERETRQPSPDEVKL, from the coding sequence ATGAAACTTTCCATATCCACAGGGACACTGTTCACCTTCCCCCTGGAAAAAGTCTTCACCATTGCCATGGAGACAGGCTTCGACGGGGTGGAACTGATCATCAACCACGAGTTCCAGAAGGTGAACAGCCGCCGTCTGATCAAGGACCTCTCGGAAATTTTGCCCGTCTTTTCCATGCACGCCCCGTTCATGCCTCTCGACGGATGGGGCACCCAGATCGATTCCCTGAAGAGATCGGTGGAAATAGCCGCCGACTGCGGGGTGAAGCTGGTTAATTTCCATCCCCCCTCATGGTTGGGAGGCGAATTCCGCTTCTGGCGCTGGCTGTACCGGATTATGGATTTTCAGGAAGAGGTGGGGCAGGAAGGAGTGATCGTCACCCTGGAAAACATGCCCTGGGTGGGGAGATTCAACATCAACCCCCACATCCTTTCCAATACGGAGAAGATGATCGATTTTCTCCACGAGAAGAACCTTTTCCTCACCTTCGACTGTACCCACATGGGCTCGGGAAAAGCCAACTTCATCAACGACTTTTACCTCTTTTACAACTCCGGCCGCATCCGCAATATCCACTTCTCCGATTACGGCCACGGCAGAGAGCACCTGCTGCCCGGGCGGGGCATTCTGCCCCTGACCCGATTTCTCAATCACTTGCGCAACACGGATTACAGCGAGACCTTGACCCTGGAACTTTCTCCCCATGAGTTTCCCAAAGACGAAAAGATCATTATCGGCAGTCTCAGGGAGATCAGGAGATACCTTGAGCGGGAGACGAGGCAGCCGAGCCCGGATGAGGTGAAGTTATAA
- the nspC gene encoding carboxynorspermidine decarboxylase: MTGIDIDKILKLAPSPAYVVDLGRLRHNLAILDDVQKRSGAKILLALKAFSMWSVFPIIRETLYGVCASSPWEARLGREEFDREVHSFAAAFKERDVVELLPLSNHLVFNSFNQLERFRPLWEKERGRVSVGLRVNPEHSEGHTAIYDPCAVNSRLGIPRREFEGRSLEGVEGLHFHTLCEQLFEPLERTVKVFDEKFGSFMPGMKWLNLGGGHHITREGYDIDGLVELVKHLKAKYDVEVYLEPGEAIAIGTGILVGEVMDVVKNGMDIAILDVSATCHMPDVLEMPYRPGITGGFDPGVKEHTYRLGGPSCLAGDVIGDWSFEKPLQPGDRLAFEDMSHYTMVKTTTFNGIQHPAICTYEPETEELKVVRQFDYSDFKSRLS, encoded by the coding sequence TTGACCGGTATCGATATAGACAAAATCCTTAAGCTGGCTCCATCCCCCGCCTATGTGGTGGACCTGGGACGGCTGCGCCATAACCTGGCTATCCTCGATGATGTGCAGAAGCGAAGTGGGGCCAAGATCCTTCTGGCGCTGAAGGCTTTCTCCATGTGGTCGGTGTTTCCCATTATCCGGGAGACACTCTATGGGGTCTGCGCCAGCAGTCCATGGGAGGCGCGGCTTGGGCGGGAAGAGTTCGACCGCGAGGTGCATTCCTTTGCCGCAGCATTCAAGGAAAGGGATGTGGTTGAGCTGTTGCCGCTCTCCAATCACTTGGTTTTCAACTCTTTCAACCAGCTGGAGCGGTTTCGCCCCCTGTGGGAAAAGGAGCGGGGCAGGGTGTCGGTTGGGTTGCGTGTAAACCCGGAACATTCCGAGGGGCATACGGCCATCTACGATCCATGTGCGGTCAATTCCCGGCTGGGCATCCCCCGACGGGAATTCGAAGGTCGGTCGTTGGAGGGGGTTGAAGGGCTTCATTTTCACACCCTCTGCGAGCAGCTGTTCGAGCCCCTGGAGCGGACAGTCAAAGTATTCGACGAGAAATTCGGCTCCTTCATGCCGGGTATGAAGTGGCTGAACCTGGGGGGCGGCCACCACATCACCCGTGAAGGCTACGATATCGATGGCCTGGTGGAGCTGGTCAAACACCTGAAGGCTAAGTACGATGTGGAGGTTTACCTGGAACCGGGCGAGGCTATCGCCATCGGTACCGGCATTCTGGTCGGCGAGGTGATGGACGTGGTGAAGAACGGCATGGATATCGCCATTCTGGATGTTTCCGCCACCTGCCATATGCCTGATGTGCTGGAAATGCCGTACCGTCCCGGCATCACGGGCGGTTTCGACCCTGGTGTCAAGGAGCATACCTACCGCCTGGGCGGGCCGTCATGTCTGGCAGGGGACGTGATCGGCGACTGGTCATTCGAAAAACCGCTGCAGCCTGGAGACCGGCTGGCTTTCGAAGACATGTCCCACTACACCATGGTGAAAACCACCACCTTTAACGGCATCCAGCACCCGGCCATCTGTACGTATGAACCGGAGACGGAGGAGCTGAAGGTGGTGCGGCAGTTTGATTATTCTGATTTCAAGAGCAGGTTGTCGTAA
- a CDS encoding polysaccharide deacetylase family protein, which produces MKFRLLLFVLLFSLFTAFSVHAAQPDTKKAVPAAPQAVNVPILLYHRFGPTVADGMTITTPVFESHLKFLRDNGYKVIPLRQLIDYYQKKGPAPAPKSVVIVEDDAHKSVYTDMLPLAKKYNVPVTIFVYPSAISNAKYAMTWDQLRELKKTGLFDIQSHTFWHPNFKRERKKLPPAEFEKLVNIQLKKAKERLDKQLGISVDMLAWPFGIFDDYLLQKAAEAGYKATFTIQAHHAGPNDAIMKLPRYLLINADQGKAFAQIVTGAAPKRNIAF; this is translated from the coding sequence ATGAAGTTCCGTCTGCTGCTGTTCGTCCTGCTGTTCTCTCTGTTTACCGCCTTTTCCGTTCACGCCGCTCAACCTGACACAAAAAAAGCCGTCCCTGCTGCACCCCAGGCGGTTAATGTGCCGATCCTGCTCTACCATCGCTTCGGTCCCACCGTTGCCGACGGCATGACCATCACCACCCCGGTATTCGAGTCCCATCTTAAATTCTTGCGCGATAACGGCTACAAGGTCATTCCCCTGCGTCAGCTGATTGACTACTATCAGAAGAAAGGGCCGGCGCCGGCGCCGAAATCGGTAGTCATCGTCGAGGATGATGCCCACAAGAGCGTTTACACCGACATGCTGCCCCTGGCCAAGAAATACAACGTGCCGGTGACGATCTTCGTCTATCCCTCCGCTATCTCCAACGCCAAGTATGCCATGACCTGGGATCAGCTGCGGGAGCTGAAAAAGACCGGGCTTTTCGACATCCAGTCCCATACCTTCTGGCATCCCAATTTTAAGCGGGAAAGAAAAAAGCTGCCGCCGGCAGAGTTCGAGAAGCTGGTTAACATTCAGCTGAAGAAGGCCAAGGAGAGGCTGGACAAGCAGTTGGGCATCTCGGTGGACATGCTCGCCTGGCCCTTCGGTATCTTCGATGATTACCTGCTGCAAAAGGCCGCCGAAGCAGGCTACAAAGCCACCTTTACCATCCAGGCCCACCATGCCGGTCCAAACGACGCCATCATGAAGCTACCCCGTTACCTGCTCATCAACGCCGACCAAGGCAAGGCCTTCGCCCAGATCGTCACCGGCGCAGCTCCGAAACGGAATATCGCGTTCTAA
- a CDS encoding endonuclease domain-containing protein, whose translation MKIPEDILRCARDLRGAQTDAETLLWHLLRNRNFCGYKFRRQHPVGRYILDFFCREANLAIELDGGGHGDADQSEYDEQRTRELEGAGIKVLRFWNNDLLRKTETVLESIYGELQQRLPSPGASHHPLPEGEGKKKHSCPDCHFCQWCSDDRCRMCRGKGCGGKRKLSIAEQIALYDALNQKSSVEKKSG comes from the coding sequence ATGAAAATCCCAGAAGACATTCTGCGTTGTGCTCGTGATCTGCGAGGCGCACAGACCGACGCAGAAACTCTTCTCTGGCACCTATTGCGGAACCGAAACTTTTGCGGCTACAAATTTCGCCGACAGCATCCGGTTGGTCGATACATTCTCGACTTTTTCTGCCGGGAAGCAAACCTGGCAATAGAGTTGGATGGCGGTGGCCATGGTGATGCCGATCAGTCTGAGTATGACGAACAAAGAACGAGAGAGCTTGAAGGTGCAGGAATTAAAGTCCTGCGCTTCTGGAATAATGACTTGCTCAGAAAGACCGAAACGGTCTTAGAGAGCATATACGGCGAATTGCAGCAAAGGCTTCCCTCACCCGGCGCTTCGCACCACCCTCTCCCGGAGGGCGAGGGTAAGAAAAAGCACTCCTGCCCCGACTGCCATTTCTGCCAGTGGTGCTCCGATGACCGCTGCCGCATGTGTCGGGGGAAGGGATGCGGCGGGAAGCGAAAGCTCTCCATCGCTGAGCAGATCGCCCTCTACGATGCTTTAAACCAAAAATCTTCAGTTGAAAAAAAGAGTGGTTGA
- a CDS encoding putative nucleotidyltransferase substrate binding domain-containing protein — protein MAIFLGAKGGDIVATQSASRLLTAVREKVAGKMAYLLAGEDAELLRNLRLRVGDELAFEEDFSHRLDLQLQEFAQVEYADQLAGACIRFTLLTKEYFTRRSSVIAFHGLCATFHDLLFRKALVLAQTGAGTMYPDDIPCCLLATGSAGRKEFMPGTDSRYFLVYPDSQVHHAGYFEEMRYRLIALLDQCGIFGAGHRPIDDGGLWKGSESEWRSWSSSQMQRIGKLGEILAVLGDLRGIAGDETLAAGLKTISSELLAKEQGKDLYGQAARKLSSMPVALGMFGNFKTLRSGEHRGMFNLDEAVLNPLLINVRILAVHHSLVETGTVERIKGLVNAGHLGVDLADRLLKAYHLFAGYRIKQSMEAEDYKVNELYLNPDELGEEEAFLFKSGLEAVINLQKIVYQVFSEQG, from the coding sequence ATGGCAATTTTTCTCGGCGCCAAAGGTGGCGATATCGTCGCCACCCAGAGTGCTTCCCGTCTGCTGACTGCCGTACGCGAAAAAGTGGCAGGAAAGATGGCCTATCTACTTGCCGGGGAAGATGCTGAGCTCCTCCGTAACTTGCGGTTGCGAGTGGGAGATGAGCTGGCTTTCGAAGAGGATTTTTCCCATCGTTTGGACTTGCAGTTGCAAGAATTTGCCCAGGTTGAATATGCAGATCAGCTGGCCGGCGCTTGCATCCGATTCACTTTGCTGACAAAGGAATATTTCACAAGAAGAAGCTCTGTCATTGCCTTTCACGGGCTGTGTGCAACGTTTCACGACCTGCTGTTTCGCAAGGCGCTGGTGTTGGCCCAAACCGGCGCCGGGACCATGTATCCCGACGACATACCGTGCTGTCTTTTGGCAACAGGCAGTGCCGGGCGTAAGGAGTTTATGCCGGGGACTGACTCCCGTTACTTTCTCGTTTACCCTGATTCCCAGGTGCACCATGCCGGGTACTTCGAGGAGATGAGGTACCGGCTGATCGCTCTTCTTGACCAATGCGGAATTTTCGGCGCCGGCCACCGGCCTATTGATGATGGCGGGTTGTGGAAAGGCTCTGAAAGTGAGTGGCGAAGCTGGAGTTCCAGCCAGATGCAGAGGATAGGTAAACTGGGGGAAATTCTGGCCGTACTTGGCGATCTCAGGGGAATTGCCGGTGATGAAACTTTGGCGGCCGGTTTGAAAACCATTTCCTCAGAGTTACTGGCAAAAGAGCAGGGGAAAGACCTCTATGGCCAGGCAGCAAGAAAGCTCTCTTCCATGCCGGTGGCACTGGGCATGTTCGGCAACTTCAAAACCTTACGCAGTGGCGAGCATCGTGGCATGTTCAACCTCGATGAAGCTGTCTTGAATCCACTGCTGATCAACGTGCGAATCCTTGCAGTACATCACAGCCTTGTGGAAACAGGCACCGTAGAGCGGATCAAGGGGCTTGTCAATGCCGGACATCTGGGGGTGGACCTGGCAGACAGGCTGCTGAAGGCCTATCACCTTTTTGCCGGCTACAGGATTAAACAATCCATGGAAGCGGAAGATTACAAAGTGAACGAGCTTTACCTGAATCCCGACGAATTGGGTGAAGAAGAGGCTTTCCTGTTCAAGAGCGGCCTTGAGGCGGTGATCAACCTGCAGAAGATAGTCTACCAAGTCTTTTCGGAGCAAGGGTAG
- a CDS encoding saccharopine dehydrogenase family protein → MSNVLIIGAGGVGQVVTHKCAQRRDIFSEITLASRTKAKCDAIADQLGGSIKTSQVDADNVPELVALIKQVQPKLVINVALPYQDLHIMDACLETGVDYLDTANYEPLDTARFEYSWQWAYQDRFKEKGLMALLGSGFDPGVTNVYTALAAKKYLDVIEELDIIDANAGSHGQPFATNFNPEINIREVTATCRHWENGAFQESPALSTKRVFDFPEGIGPMNIYRLYHEEMESIVRHIPTIKKAQFWMTFSDNYLKHLEVLQNVGMTRIDEVEFQGQKIVPIQFLKALLPDPGSLGPLTKGKTCIGVIARGLKDGKRKQVYIYNICDHEACYKEVKSQAISYTTGVPAVVGAIMMLTGKWHGPGVWNMEQFDPEVFLAELGPMGLPTVVVEGEWPEL, encoded by the coding sequence ATGAGCAATGTACTGATTATTGGTGCCGGGGGTGTCGGCCAGGTCGTTACCCACAAATGCGCCCAGCGCAGAGACATCTTCAGCGAGATCACTCTTGCCTCGCGTACCAAAGCCAAATGCGATGCCATTGCCGACCAGTTGGGGGGCAGCATCAAGACCTCCCAGGTGGATGCGGACAACGTGCCCGAGCTAGTGGCCCTGATCAAGCAGGTGCAGCCGAAACTGGTAATCAACGTGGCGCTGCCGTACCAGGACCTGCACATCATGGATGCCTGCCTGGAAACCGGCGTCGATTACCTGGATACCGCCAACTACGAGCCGCTGGACACGGCCAGGTTCGAGTATTCCTGGCAGTGGGCCTATCAGGACCGCTTCAAGGAGAAGGGGCTCATGGCGCTGCTCGGCTCCGGCTTCGACCCGGGCGTGACCAACGTCTATACGGCCCTTGCCGCCAAGAAATATCTGGATGTGATCGAGGAGCTGGACATCATCGATGCCAACGCCGGCTCCCACGGCCAGCCCTTTGCCACCAACTTCAATCCGGAGATCAACATCCGTGAGGTAACCGCCACCTGCCGCCACTGGGAAAACGGTGCTTTTCAGGAGTCCCCGGCGCTATCCACCAAGCGGGTCTTCGACTTCCCCGAGGGGATCGGGCCGATGAACATCTACCGTCTCTACCACGAGGAGATGGAGTCCATCGTCAGGCACATCCCGACCATCAAGAAGGCCCAGTTCTGGATGACCTTCTCCGATAACTACCTGAAGCACCTGGAGGTGCTGCAGAACGTGGGAATGACCCGCATCGACGAAGTGGAGTTCCAGGGGCAGAAGATCGTACCCATCCAGTTCCTGAAGGCGCTCCTCCCCGATCCGGGGAGCCTGGGACCACTGACCAAGGGAAAAACCTGCATCGGCGTCATTGCACGGGGATTGAAAGACGGCAAGCGCAAGCAGGTCTATATCTACAACATCTGCGACCACGAGGCCTGCTACAAAGAGGTCAAATCCCAGGCCATCAGCTACACCACCGGCGTCCCGGCGGTTGTGGGCGCCATCATGATGCTGACCGGCAAATGGCATGGACCCGGGGTCTGGAACATGGAGCAGTTCGATCCGGAGGTCTTTTTAGCAGAACTCGGACCGATGGGGCTGCCGACGGTGGTGGTGGAAGGGGAGTGGCCGGAACTGTAG
- the proC gene encoding pyrroline-5-carboxylate reductase, which translates to MITDRKIGFIGGGNMAEALIKGLIGGGVPARELLIAEPMGARRDFLQERYEVTVTDDNCAVTGACNAILLCIKPQTCNQALQDIKGTVRQDQLFISIMAGVKTEAIENSLGGAPRVVRVMPNTPALVMEGASALCAGSHATAADLSLARHIFDMVGKSWTVEEKLLDAVTGLSGSGPAYVLTFIEALSDAGVKNGLTREAATGLAAQTVFGTAKLLLETREHPAVLRDKVTSPGGTTIAGLVAMEKEGFRNAIITAVDAATARSMELGKK; encoded by the coding sequence ATGATTACTGACAGGAAAATCGGTTTTATCGGCGGCGGCAACATGGCGGAAGCCCTAATCAAAGGATTGATCGGCGGTGGCGTACCGGCAAGGGAACTGCTGATTGCCGAACCCATGGGGGCACGCCGTGATTTTCTTCAGGAGCGATATGAGGTGACTGTCACCGATGACAACTGCGCCGTCACCGGTGCCTGCAATGCCATCCTGCTCTGTATCAAACCCCAAACCTGCAATCAGGCTCTGCAGGACATAAAGGGGACCGTGCGCCAGGACCAGCTGTTCATATCGATCATGGCAGGGGTCAAAACCGAGGCCATCGAGAATTCCCTGGGAGGAGCGCCGCGGGTTGTGAGAGTGATGCCAAATACGCCGGCACTGGTCATGGAAGGAGCCTCCGCTCTCTGTGCCGGCAGTCATGCCACTGCAGCAGATCTTTCCCTGGCCCGGCACATCTTCGATATGGTGGGGAAAAGCTGGACTGTGGAAGAAAAGCTGCTGGATGCCGTCACCGGGCTGTCCGGCAGCGGCCCAGCCTATGTGCTCACATTTATTGAAGCACTGTCAGACGCCGGGGTAAAGAACGGCCTGACTCGCGAAGCGGCCACAGGCCTGGCAGCGCAGACGGTTTTCGGCACGGCAAAGCTGCTCCTGGAGACCCGCGAACACCCCGCCGTCCTCCGTGACAAGGTGACATCGCCGGGTGGCACGACCATTGCCGGATTGGTTGCCATGGAAAAAGAGGGATTCCGCAACGCCATCATCACGGCAGTGGATGCGGCTACGGCACGGTCCATGGAGCTGGGGAAGAAATAA